One Rhea pennata isolate bPtePen1 chromosome 3, bPtePen1.pri, whole genome shotgun sequence DNA segment encodes these proteins:
- the SLC30A1 gene encoding proton-coupled zinc antiporter SLC30A1: protein MCGGMAAKGPGGPRWWQNRRARLLCMLALTFLFFVVEVVVSRVTSSLAMLSDSFHMLSDVMALVVALVAVRFAQRTRATKKNTFGWVRAEVMGALVNAVFLTALCFTILLEAIERFTEPHEIQQPLVVIGVGVAGLIINLLGLCLFNHHGVGGHGHAHGHGHSHSGRQHSRGGSKPEQPPGDGDAALHREETSTLVENCSSSNGVGQEKLGDMKDDMTDLQVNGNAGHYSLDVEEVEEDSSAQLNMRGVFLHVFGDALGSVIVVVNALLFYSLWNPCPRDGPCINPCVNNHCMENATLSQPLGKTNQSEQESITVAGPCWLLYLDPVLCLIMVCILLYTTYPLLRESALILLQTVPKQIDVHSLNSKLRTLEGVEAVHELHIWQLAGSRIIGTAHIKCPDPSTYMMVAKRIKEIFHDEGIHATTIQPEFASVGSESGRGKCEFPCRTQCALKQCCGTGEDTAGKKTEKSSSLSISCSEVVTEFPHNKTRRTKSESIPSVRLEANADQNEQFESSL, encoded by the exons ATGTGCGGGGGGATGGCTGCGAaggggccgggcgggccgcggTGGTGGCAGAACCGGCGGGCCCGGCTGCTGTGCATGCTGGCGCTCACCTTCCTCTTCTTcgtggtggaggtggtggtgagCCGGGTCACGTCGTCGCTGGCCATGCTCTCCGACTCCTTCCACATGCTCTCCGATGTCATGGCCCTGGTCGTGGCACTGGTGGCCGTGCGCTTCGCCCAGCGCACCCGTGCCACCAAGAAGAACACCTTTGGCTGGGTGCGGGCCGAGGTGATGGGCGCCCTCGTCAACGCCGTCTTCCTCACCGCCCTCTGCTTCACCATCCTGTTGGAGGCCATCGAGCGCTTCACGGAGCCCCACGAGATCCAGCAGCCGCTGGTGGTCATCGGTGTGGGGGTGGCAGGACTCATCATCAACCTGCTGGGGCTCTGCCTCTTCAACCACCATGGTGTTGGTGGCCACGGCCATGCCCATGGACACGGGCACTCGCACAGCGGCAGGCAGCACTCCCGTGGTGGCTCCAAACCCGAGCAGCCGCCCGGGGATGGGGATGCTGCCCTGCACCGGGAGGAGACCAGCACGTTGGTGGagaactgcagcagctccaacGGAGTCGGCCAGGAGAAGCTAG GTGATATGAAAGATGACATGACTGACCTACAAGTTAATGGGAATGCTGGTCATTACTCTCTGGATGTAGAGGAGGTTGAAGAAGACTCTAGTGCGCAGCTTAACATGCGTGGagtttttctgcatgtttttggAGATGCCTTAGGTTCAGTAATTGTGGTGGTGAATGCCTTGCTCTTTTATAGTTTGTGGAATCCATGCCCCAGAGACGGGCCCTGCATTAATCCATGTGTCAATAATCATTGCATGGAAAATGCTACTTTATCCCAACCACTTGGCAAAACTAACCAATCTGAGCAAGAGAGCATTACAGTGGCTGGCCCATGCTGGTTGCTATATTTAGATCCTGTCCTTTGTTTGATAATGGTTTGTATACTCCTTTACACAACTTACCCGTTACTTAGGGAGTCAGCCCTTATACTTCTGCAGACTGTTCCCAAACAAATAGATGTTCATTCTTTGAACTCAAAATTACGTACCCTTGAAGGAGTTGAAGCAGTCCATGAATTACACATTTGGCAACTAGCAGGCAGTAGGATCATTGGCACTGCTCACATAAAATGTCCCGACCCTTCCACATACATGATGGTGGCAAAACGCATAAAAGAGATCTTTCATGATGAAGGGATTCATGCAACTACCATTCAGCCTGAGTTTGCCAGTGTTGGCTCTGAATCAGGGAGAGGGAAATGCGAGTTCCCTTGCCGAACTCAGTGTGCTTTGAAGCAGTGTTGCGGAACAGGAGAAGATACTGCtggaaagaagacagaaaaatcttcCTCACTTAGTATTTCTTGTTCAGAAGTTGTCACTGAATTTCCGCATAACAAAACCAGAAGGACTAAATCAGAGAGCATACCTTCGGTTAGGCTGGAGGCAAATGCTGATCAAAATGAGCAGTTTGAATCATCTCTGTAA